Genomic DNA from Tachyglossus aculeatus isolate mTacAcu1 chromosome 10, mTacAcu1.pri, whole genome shotgun sequence:
acagaattagcagacacgctccctgcccacaaaaagaagcagtgtggcctaatggataaagcacgggcctgggaatcaggaggcctgggttctaatcccggttccgccacctgtccgcacggtgacaagtcatttcacttctctgggcctcagttccatcctctacaagatggggattaagactatgagcccatgtaggagaggaaggggggcgagCAGCCTGGCGATGAAGGGGAGCGATCTGGGGACAGCCGGAGCGGCCTTGGGATCTGGGGGAGGAACCTGAGGATGGAAGGGAGCATCccggagatggggggagaggccTAGGGATGGAGGGGAGCACCCTGGGGACAGTGGGAGAAgcttgaagattgggagagcagCCTGGTGATGGGGGGGAAAAGCCTGAAAATAGGGGGGGAAGTCAGCCTGGGGTCAGAGGGAAGAGCCGGGGGAATGGAAGGGAGCAGCCTGGAGATGGAAGGGAGCAGCATGGGGACGGAGGGGAACAGCCAgaagatagtaatgataataataataataacaatgttatttgttaagtgcttactatgcgtcaagcactgctctaagcgctggggggagatgcaagatgatcagcttgttccacgtggggctcccagtcttcatccccattttccagatgaggtcactgaggcccagagaagtgaagtgacgtacccaaggtcacacagcagacgagtggcagagctgagatggggGGAGCAGCCTGAGGGTAGAGGGAGCAGCCTAGGGGTGGTTtagaagagcctgggcccgggcggaggagtcggggagagggcaacaTGTTGCCCAGAGACCCTGACCGTCCGGCTCCCGCTGCTCGCCCCCAGGGCTCTGGTGGACATCCTGAGGCACCAGGCTGGGCCAAGCTCCCGCTCGGACCGTGGTCGCAGCAGCTCGCTGACCTCTGGAGGGATCGGCCCCGACAAtgggcccccccggccccccaagaaCCTCTACAACCCCGTCAAGAGCAATCatggtgagggggtggggtcCCGCGGAAATGGGAGgaacagggtggggggggggggggaggaggagaacaggggtgtttgtgtgtacgtgtgtCTGCCCTTGGGTCTGTGCTCCCACAAACTATTATCCTAAcgggtctctctccccatctcctccccatctcttcaacTGTCTCTAAATACGCCTTCCCTCGTCGGCCTCTCGATCCTTCTTTAATGGTGCCTCTCccgtctccttttctctctccatctcctcgccctctctgtctccctccctcttcctctctccatgtGTAACGCTCTTTCCTGTCTTGCtccgctccctctctctctgatctctgtccctccccctcacccttccctctccttgttGCTTCCCTGCCGATCCATCCCGCCCTGCCTTTCCGCTCTGTCCCCCCTGTGTCCCCTGTCTCCCTCACACAGAAAACCTCCACCACAACTACATCCACTTGAACATCAACAGCCCCAAGCACCACTCGGCCACCCTGGGTAGGTGAGGGCTGACAGGAGGGGCGGGTTGAAGAGCCTTGGGGTGGTGCCTTGAAAGGGTGGGAGAGGACCTGGGGAATATGGGAGTGGAGGGAATAtggggggctgggaaggaaaGGTCGTGACCTGGTCCTGTCCTTCCCCAGACTGGCGGGTTCCTCCCCCGCCGAGCCCCTCCCTGCAGTACTCCACGCTCACCTGTTCCCGCTCTTTCCACAACCTGTCCCACCTGCCCCCCTCCTACGAGGCGGCGGTCAAGTCCGAGCTCAATCGCTACTCCTCACTCAAGAGGCTCggtgaggctgagggaagtgtGTTGGGGGGGATCCAGGGGGTCGAGGGAGCGTggctgggatggggatggagctggggtggaatggggggaggtgggggaatgggTCTGGGGtgcagtgggtgaggtgggggaagaggtttGGGATGGCATGAGTGAGGTGGGAGAAATAGGTCTGGGGTGGCATGGGTGAGGTGGGAGAAATAGGTCTGGGGTGGCATGGGTGAGGGGGGAGAATAGATCTGGGATGAAATGGGTGAGGTGGAGGAATAGGTGCGGGGTGgaatgggtgaggtgggggaaTAGGTTTGAGGTGGCAGGGGCGAAGTGGGAGAGGAATAGGTCCAGGGTGGCATGGGTGAGGTGGGGAAACAGGAAACGGGGTTGGGGGCGGGAACGGATCTAGGGGCAGGGGGAACGGAAGAGGTTTGGGATGGCATGGGTGAGGTGGGAGAAACAGGTCTGGGGTGGCATGGGTGAGAGGAGGGGAATAGATCTGGGATGAAATGGGTGAGGCGGAGGAATAGGTGCGGGGTGgaatgggtgaggtgggggagtaggtttgaggtggcaggggtgaagtgggagaggaataggtccagggtggcatgggggtggtgggggaacgGGAAATGGGGTTTGGGGCGGGAACGGAACtaggggcggggggaatggaggcgAGGTGGAGCCTGGATGGAATTAGGTGGGGGAcatggtgtgtgtggggggggggaagccgTGCCCCCCTTCCGCCCgcccatcctctctccacccctccgtTCCTCCCCTCCGGCAGCGGAGAAGGACCTGGACGAGGCCTACCTGAAGCGTCGCCACCTGGCCGAGCTGAGCCGGGGCACGCTGCCGCTGCAGGCCCTGCGCCGGGGCGGCCCGGCCGGAGCCCCCTACTGCGGCGGGGACGGCTGGGGGGTCCTGGAGGAGCCCGGCCTGGGCCCCAACCCCCGCCGGGTCATGTCCCAGGAGCACCTGCTGTCCGAGGCCGGCCCCCGCGGGCCCTGCTACGAGCTGACCCTGCCGCGGGCCCGGCTGGTGTCCCCGGAGCGGCTGCTCCTGTCCCGCGAGGCCCTGCAGTCCCAGGAGAGGCTGCTCCTGTCGCCACCCCGCAGCCCCGCCGCCCTGCCACCGGGACCGGCCGCCCCAGCCTCGGGACCTCCCGCACCCCCGGGCCCGCCTCCGCCGGGCCCTGACCTTCCCCGCGGCCTAGCCGCCTCGCAGTCCAACCTGCTGCTGGCCGGGGGGCCGCCCACGCCCCTCCACGCCACCCCCGgcctgcccccgccccacctgcatcaccaccatcaccaccacctgcACCACCACCACGGCTCCCCGCAGCCCGCCGCCTGGgccgggggcgcggggggcggccCCGACGGGGCGGCCAACCCGGGCACCCTGGGCCGGCGGCCGGCCTTCCAGCGGCAGGGCACCGTGGAGCAGCTGCAGTTCATCCCCGGGCACCACCAGCCGCAGCACCTCCGCACCGGCAGCAAGAACGAGGTCACCGTCTGAGCCGCGGGGCCACCGCCGCCCGGGgcctcccacctcccatccctgCCCGGGACCTCGTCGCTGGAGCCCGGGCCCTCCAgggaagtggtggtggtggtggtggggagatgaCGTCACAGAAGGCGCCTTCCCCTCTGATGACATCATCGGCCGGGCCGCCTCCAGGAGGGCCACCCCTCTCTTGggaagcccccctcctccccggatCCCCGTGACCCCTCCTGTATGGGGGgggtctccttctcctcctcctccttttccgttgCCCTCGAGGTGACCTCATCACCAaaggctcctcccctcctccgtgACGTCACCTCcagagaccccccccaccccccttggcAATAGCACCGGGGACCCTTCCGGCTCCGGTGGCCCCTCCTACTTTGTAGTGTCACCCCCCCCACCAAGAAGGTCCTTCCACGGTGACGTCAGCTTCAGAGGCGCCATCCTCTTCAGTGATGATGTCATCTGCAGAGGCCGTGCCCGCTCCAGTGACGTCACGTCCAGAGCCCCTCGCCTCGAAGCGCCGCCCTTCTCCCCTAAGACCCCTCCGATGTTGGCGGCAGGCAGCCTGACCGGACGGAGACCCCGTCCACTTGTCCGGAGAATCCTGCCTTGTGGGCGAAGGCTCGTCCCCGCTCcagcatccaaactgccactggcTCCTCCGAAGGCCAGTAGTCGCCGAGGGTCCCCCCAACCAGCTATAGAGCCAGGTCGGGTGGGCGCCAAGCTAAATCTGGCACAGCTGGAGCCGGGTTTATGAACCCTTCCGACACCCCAGTAGCCCCACGGTTCTCCCGTCTGGGGCCGGGCAGCTGTGGCCCGGTGaccgccatccatccatccgactGGACGCGAGCCGGGGCCAGGCCAGAAGTGACTCCGACCTTACGCGTAGGGGGCCGCGGCCCACGAAGCCAACTGTGGCCCTGCCCCGAAGGAAGCGAGGCCCGGACCGCTTCCAGTTCAGTCCGGACTCACTTCTCTTCCAGCTTGGACCCGGACCCGTCGTAGGCCCCAAGGTTCGGGATCCCGTTGGTGGGAATTCCAGCCCGAGCGGGGCTCTAGCCCTGTGGCgtggtgtcttctccagagacttCATCCTCTTCGGTCCTGACGACCGAGGATATCGTCTCTGGAGACTCCCCCCTCATCTCTGGAGTTCCCCTCCTTTGGGACGTCACCTCCAGtgcctctccctcccagtccGTCCGTCTCCCCTCCCCCGTCGGAGACGTCCTCCCGCCGGACCGTGACCCCTCCGGGAGGCCGTTCCCTTTCGGTGGCTTCACTTCCAGTGGCCACCTCGGTGATGCTGTGCCCTCTGTTGTCTCCGTGACCCTGGGGACAACCTCGCCCCAACTTGGGATGTCATTTCTTCCCGGCCCCCGAGGATGCCACTTCCTCCTGCCCAGATCTCGGATGACATCGCTTCCTCTCGATTGCCTCCAGTGACGTCGTCCCTTCCCGGTCCCCTCTCGATGATGTCATGGCCTTCTTGACagcctcaccccttcccctcgTGCCCTGGGCTGATGGCCCCGAGGCGCTCTTCCCACGGTGGGTGGGTCTGTCCGCCGCCCGCCCGGTCGGTGTCCCCAGAGGCCGTGGCCGTCCATCCCCCACGACCCCCTCTGTTGCTGGCGTCTGATGACCTGACCGGTGGCCTTTGAGGATGCCCGCCCCGCCCAGGGCTGAAGGTAGGAAAGggttggtggggggaggcaggcagccCCCTGTCCCCCACCGACTCAGactattttccttcctctttccccaatcCTTTGCTTCCCCTACAgcctcctggggtgggggtggaactcCCGCCCCCCCGGGAATGCACAAGGATGCCCCCCCAATCCCACCCTGTGTACATAGCCATGATGGGGGGGGCGGTCACCCCCCCACACTAAAGGGCTAAagtcccccacccagccccctggGGCAAGGCGggggcctccccttcccctccccgagcCGTCTTCCCCCAGTCCTCATGTTGGCATGTCCGCCCTCCCTTCCATCTGccctcccgcccttcctccttcccctcccacccacccacccacatcgTGCTGTAAACGTGACagttcccctcccatcctccctcctgtcttccATGTCTGTACGGGGAGCGGGGTACTCGGGTGAGGATGgcggcggggctggggaggggtcatAGAGCTGAAGCTCCCCTAGTTCTTGTCCAGATTGTGTTTGAGGCCTCTCCCCGGACCCTCCCCGGTGGCCCCCACACATCTGAACATGGGGAAGCCTGCACAATAGTCCTGGGGCCCACACAACCCAGGCATCCGACCCTACTAGCTCCCGGCTCctcgcccctgccccccaaccgaTACAGGcattgagccccctccctctcccttccggctttctcccccattagcagtccctgtccctggatCCAAACTGCTCCCCGCTAGTTCCCTTGGACAACCCGGTTGTCCTGCTTTTCCCCCCGGCCCTCCCGAATAAGCCATAGGAGTAGAGGGGCCTGggatgggagcagggaggggaaagggatctCCCTATGGAATTGGGACCCAACTCCTTGTCTGCTCCGTGGGGTCCCCCgcttttaacctctctgtgccataACCATGCCCCCCGAGGGGACGCTCGCCCTGTTCTCGGGCTCCCCCAGATCGGctaggtccccctcttcctccccgggAAGCCGGACTCGCTGTAACTTTGGGAGATTCTTTTTGGAATAAACAGATGTTTTCCTGTTTCTGGTCTTCCGGTCTGTTTCggaaagtgggaaggagaggcagcgtggctcagtggaaagagcccgggctttggagtcagaggtcatgggttcaaatcattcattcattcaatcgtatttattgagcgcttactgcagagcactggactaagcgcttgggaagtacaagttggcaacatatagagacggtccctacccaacagcaggctcacagtctagaagggggagacagacaacaaaacaaaacatattaacaaaacaaaataaatagaataaatatgtacaaataaaatagagtaataa
This window encodes:
- the SHISA7 gene encoding protein shisa-7 translates to MPPSRPAAVLLLAAWAVLAWAAGARPANLSAAPSPAAPAPPGGALPALLAHLRRLTGVSATGSNGTGGGGAAARAPPPAELCHGYYDVMGQYDATFNCSTGSFRFCCGTCHYRFCCEHRHMRLAQASCSNYDTPVWAFTPPPAGPGGGPQAGQAGWLDGSRAGGGAGGGAGGRPGEGPGGSTAYVVCGVISFALAVGVGAKVAFSKASRAPRAHREINVPRALVDILRHQAGPSSRSDRGRSSSLTSGGIGPDNGPPRPPKNLYNPVKSNHENLHHNYIHLNINSPKHHSATLDWRVPPPPSPSLQYSTLTCSRSFHNLSHLPPSYEAAVKSELNRYSSLKRLAEKDLDEAYLKRRHLAELSRGTLPLQALRRGGPAGAPYCGGDGWGVLEEPGLGPNPRRVMSQEHLLSEAGPRGPCYELTLPRARLVSPERLLLSREALQSQERLLLSPPRSPAALPPGPAAPASGPPAPPGPPPPGPDLPRGLAASQSNLLLAGGPPTPLHATPGLPPPHLHHHHHHHLHHHHGSPQPAAWAGGAGGGPDGAANPGTLGRRPAFQRQGTVEQLQFIPGHHQPQHLRTGSKNEVTV